ATACGAGAAATGTTATTTACACCGGAAAATTCGCAAATTTAGCAGTTGTGGCAATGAGATTTATGTACTTACGGTGAATTATTTGGGTTTTTAGAGTGGTGATACAACAAAAATGATGGCTGCTTCACGTTCAAAGCctcaaaaatccttttttcttGCAGGATTGATGTGAACAATGTTAATAACAATCCCAGTAtgcacgagattttttttagcgatATGTCAAGTGAGCATTCACGATATTCTTACATCTTAATGTATTAGGAGCtagataattttgtaaaaacactgcattaaatttaattgattaaattaaaataaaagtgttcTGAGTAATCCgagcaaagaaaatttttgtataaagtattttttttaaatcttcatgATAGGATAACggtgtgagacgaatgaaaatgataaatattaggATGTCTCAAAATAGAGCAAGCAAAGTAAGTTAACTTTAAAGAAATCCCTTTTTAAGgtgttatttatgttttttaaaattatttgtcaatttttttgttcaaataattttttttcttttcttcaataatttctttattcttttcatagttttaccttaaaaagtacacaaaacatcacataaattttaaaaggagaTAATTCGAAAACACACATctctttcaaaaatgttttttttttgcatttaaaaggAGATAGGTGTTTTCGAAAACACACATctctttcaaaaatgttttttattgcatttgttcatcaataaatttaaaaaaaaaaacaaagttctGACAACAATTTTCCGAGTAgcattttgagtaattttttaccaaactcCGATCTATTTCAAAGAAttcttaatgaaattttgattaagaATTGAACTAAATCGTGATAGTACAATCTAACTTTGGATCTTGATCGTAGGAGTACATGCTGGCAACGGGCTACTTCAGTCACAATATCTTTTAAAACGTGTCCTCATTTACTGCCATTTACattgagctttaaaaaattaaaaaaatttatttattcaaaattatgagATTTTGTTCGGAATTGCACTTTTTGTCATCTTCTGTGTCCACACTGTATGTTACGAAcctgaatcaattttttactttttcgtaatacctatttaatttttaatgaattttctttcaacatTTATTGTCCATTTTTTACACATATTAAAgagttaatattaatataattaattaattaattttgttatatttaataaGATATATATAGATTtcacatcaaaaataaaaaaaatatatataaaaaaacattaatcaaaaaaactcaattttcatttcattaaatttcaataatggAATAGCGGTAAATTCAAAAACGAGAGGACCCAAATTGATAAGGATTGACGTTTCTAAACAGCTGagcatttcaataatttttcagatttcctCTAAGAAAATCCCTTTTTTCGCTGATTTAAACTATTTCTCGTGGAAATTTGCAATGTCAACCGCTTCCAGATATACACTTTATGGGTCGTTAGGCGTCAGTTTAGGGATCATCGCCTACGTTTGCGGAAAACAGCAATATGACAggtaaaaacaatttttcaatcccggaaattttcatgttttcacaattttcggTTTTTCATAGACATGTTCTGCGAGAGGGTGTATGGCGAGATGTGGAGCGACAACAGCGAAagacagaaaatatttatttgctgcAACAACAAATTGACTTAACAAAGCAACTAAAAGCACAACAAGAGAAAAGTGGCAAAAGTCTCGAGAcgaatagttaaaaaatgcaataaaaaatgattagttTGAtagtttcaaaaatgaaatattatattaatgtaTGCTTTAtggtataaataaattttataataataatatatattttatatgtttttagtgcttattttttatgttcaataAGAAGCAAAGTAATATTCCCGCTTGTGTCATTACGTCCACCGTGCTGGATTCCAAAAAGGATTCCTTTTGAGCCTTGAATGCACTCGTCGATGTCTTGCCGGGTCGCAGCAATGTGGGTCCAAATACCATTGCAAGGTTATGCAGAGACATCTTGTTTTCAGTCTCGTGCTGGTTGACTCTGGAAATTGCAAGGAAAAATTAGTAAGAAATTCCAAAAGCTTGAAGCTCAAAAATAATGTCTGTACTccctttttgaaataaaagaaaaacaaatttgacaaaaagttcataaaattaccaaatcatcgattttatggaatttttatcaattttatataacttattttttttttacagtatattttttataatttccaaGATTTATGCACTCGTTTATAAAACCGTTATATAAAACCgcgaaaaatagagaaaaaaatctttgactcaaaaatatttt
This region of Culicoides brevitarsis isolate CSIRO-B50_1 unplaced genomic scaffold, AGI_CSIRO_Cbre_v1 contig_18, whole genome shotgun sequence genomic DNA includes:
- the LOC134836385 gene encoding protein PET117 homolog, mitochondrial — protein: MSTASRYTLYGSLGVSLGIIAYVCGKQQYDRHVLREGVWRDVERQQRKTENIYLLQQQIDLTKQLKAQQEKSGKSLETNS